Below is a window of Planifilum fulgidum DNA.
CTGTGAGGCTGGGCGTTTGGGCGATGGTGTTTCTTCTGTGTTGGTGGGTGATCGGCCCCGTGCCCTTGGAAAAACAAGAAGTGAAGGGGGCGTCGCCGAAGGTGCATCATCAGGAGGTTTCCGGGAAGAAATGGAAGGGGATTGAGTCGAACGCGGTTTTTGGAAGGGAGACGGAAGAAGGGAAAACCGTGGTTTTCGGCGTGGGGCCGACGGCCAAAAAGGCGGAGAGCAAATCCGATAAGAAGGAGATCAAAGGGGCGGAACAGGATTTGCAAAAGAAGCCCCAGCGGAAAGAAGCAAAGGCTTCTCCCGAACCCCGAAAGGATGACGGGAAAAAGGGCGGTGACGGGAGAAAGGACGATAAGAAGCGTCCCGTCCTCTACTTTAACGGGCCCAGGGACAAAAAAAGGGTGGCCCTTACCTTTGATGACGGACCGGATTGGAGGTACACGGACTCCATCCTGGACATCCTGAAGCGGGAGAAGGTGCGGGCCACCTTTTTTCTCGTGGGGAGGATGGCGGAGCAGCGTCCCGATCTGGTTCTCCGGATGGTGAGAGAAGGCCATGTGGTGGCCAACCATTCCTGGAACCATCCCAATTTGACCCGTTTGGATTCACGGCGGATGAGCGAGGAAGTGGACAGGACCAACCGTCTGATTTCGGAGATCACGGGAAGGTCGCCGAAGTTGTTCCGGGCCCCCTACGGGAATCTGGACCGGCGCGTGGAGGAAATGATCCGCGAAAGGGACATGATCATCGTCCATTGGAATGTGGACACGCGGGATTGGGCGGGGAGGCCGACAGACCGGATCGTCTGGACGGTCCGCCAGCAGGCCGGGCCGGGAGCGGTGATCCTTCAACACACCGCCGGCAGAAATCTGGACAACACGGTGAAGGCCCTGCCCCGGATCATCGCCGATCTGAAAAAACGGGGCTATGAGATGGTCACCGTGCCCGAACTGCTGGGCGTTCCCGCCTACAAGGAAGAGACGGGACGACAAGGATTCCCGGGAGCGGTTCGGTAGATCCCATGGACCGTTGTCCTGAGGAAAAATGCATTATCATTAACATGTACGCCGGAATGCCTATAAATAGCGGGATTCCGGCGTTTTTTTCGCTATAGATGTCCAATGTCATCCGAACGTTAACGTGACCCAAGCGTTCAGCCACCACCTTGGGATTTTCACCCAGTTGGAGGAGAATGGTGGCGTGAGTGTGCCGAAGGTCGTGAAAGCGAATCTTCGGCAGATCGCTATTCTTTAAAACGGCGTCCATATCCCGGTTGATGACTGCCGGATCGACTAGATTTCCCAACTGAGTGCACACGACTAATCCGTTATCGTTGTAAACAGGGCCAGCCGCCAGCTTTTCCTCCAACTGCTTCTTCTTGTGTTTTTCAGATAGACCACAGTGTCTTCCGGTAGGGTGATCGTTCTTCTGGCACCTTTGGTTTTCGCTTCCTGAATCTTTACTTTTCCGTAGGGTTTGGCCAAGGTTCGCCGGACGCTCACCCGCCCATTGTCCAGATCTACATCCTCCCATTTCAGAGCGAGGATTTCTCCTTTGCGCATTCTTAGTGAGAGCTAACACATAAACAATGTGATACCGTCGGCCTTCGGTCAATTTAAGGAACCGTTTGGCCTCTTCTATCGTCCACACTTATATGTCTAGGAGTGGTTTTCTTGGAGGGGTGATCAGGGCGGCGACGTTTTCGGGGATAAACTTCCATTTGTAGACCGTGCGGAGCGCCCGGCAGATCGAGCGGCTTCACTGGAGGCGCAGTATTCACAGCTACCACAGGCATAACCCAACCAAGGAATGGCGACACGGTCCCCTTCTTTAACTTCAGTTACACCTTTTCGCGCACTTTCTACAATGCCCACGCCTTCGTGTCCAGGAATGAA
It encodes the following:
- a CDS encoding polysaccharide deacetylase family protein — protein: MRLGVWAMVFLLCWWVIGPVPLEKQEVKGASPKVHHQEVSGKKWKGIESNAVFGRETEEGKTVVFGVGPTAKKAESKSDKKEIKGAEQDLQKKPQRKEAKASPEPRKDDGKKGGDGRKDDKKRPVLYFNGPRDKKRVALTFDDGPDWRYTDSILDILKREKVRATFFLVGRMAEQRPDLVLRMVREGHVVANHSWNHPNLTRLDSRRMSEEVDRTNRLISEITGRSPKLFRAPYGNLDRRVEEMIRERDMIIVHWNVDTRDWAGRPTDRIVWTVRQQAGPGAVILQHTAGRNLDNTVKALPRIIADLKKRGYEMVTVPELLGVPAYKEETGRQGFPGAVR
- a CDS encoding tyrosine-type recombinase/integrase; translation: MGGCRSGQWAGERPANLGQTLRKSKDSGSENQRCQKNDHPTGRHCGLSEKHKKKQLEEKLAAGPVYNDNGLVVCTQLGNLVDPAVINRDMDAVLKNSDLPKIRFHDLRHTHATILLQLGENPKVVAERLGHVNVRMTLDIYSEKNAGIPLFIGIPAYMLMIMHFSSGQRSMGSTEPLPGILVVPSLPCRRERPAVRAR